From Enterococcus mundtii, the proteins below share one genomic window:
- a CDS encoding MFS transporter: MSKIIYDEKNWKTNIAYLLTSQAISMIGTMLVQYAIIWHVTLSTQSGTMVGLMNAIGILPMVLVMPFAGALADHYDRKKIAILSDSCVALASLFMAILLMINKEMEHNLFLLLGLIFIRSVGQGFQTPAVSSLIPQIAKEKHLVRINGIDQTIQAVMMLASPALAATLLTVLPLEMILMIDFVTAVIGVTMLFFRVTVSPMKSQETNKINVLSEINSGIKYLRTHKILLALILVGFMGSIFSTPAANLAPLQITRNFHDGLWQLSAIEIGFAAGMLVGGSVMSTWGGFKNKIKTIALGYSLLILPFILLGLTSNFWLYFAMMVAIGFVVPISRTAMVSFFQAKTDHAHMGRVMSLVTMAISIASPATMLILGPLADVISIDWIMTASGLFLIPLVLWLLVGKSFRF, from the coding sequence ATGTCAAAAATTATTTATGATGAAAAGAATTGGAAAACGAACATAGCATACTTACTAACATCGCAAGCCATCTCAATGATCGGAACGATGTTGGTACAGTATGCTATTATTTGGCATGTCACATTATCAACCCAATCAGGAACGATGGTTGGTTTGATGAACGCTATTGGCATCTTACCAATGGTGCTGGTCATGCCTTTTGCAGGAGCACTTGCTGATCATTACGACCGAAAAAAAATCGCTATTTTATCTGATAGCTGCGTTGCACTTGCTTCTTTGTTCATGGCGATTTTATTGATGATAAACAAAGAAATGGAGCATAATCTTTTCTTATTATTGGGACTGATATTCATTCGCTCTGTAGGTCAAGGATTTCAAACGCCTGCTGTCTCTTCGCTCATTCCACAAATTGCCAAAGAAAAGCACTTAGTACGGATCAACGGCATTGATCAAACGATCCAAGCTGTGATGATGCTTGCAAGTCCTGCATTAGCAGCAACATTACTGACAGTTTTACCTTTAGAGATGATATTGATGATCGACTTTGTGACAGCGGTTATCGGTGTGACTATGCTGTTTTTTCGAGTAACAGTTTCCCCAATGAAATCTCAAGAAACAAATAAAATAAACGTGTTATCCGAAATAAACTCAGGTATCAAATACCTCCGTACTCATAAAATCCTGCTCGCACTGATCCTTGTTGGTTTTATGGGCAGTATATTTTCTACACCTGCTGCAAATTTAGCGCCTTTACAAATCACTCGTAATTTTCATGACGGACTATGGCAGCTATCAGCCATTGAGATTGGTTTTGCTGCTGGGATGTTAGTTGGAGGATCTGTGATGAGTACTTGGGGAGGTTTCAAAAATAAAATCAAAACGATTGCTTTAGGCTATTCATTATTGATTCTTCCTTTTATTTTGTTAGGTCTGACATCAAATTTCTGGCTGTATTTCGCCATGATGGTAGCAATTGGTTTTGTTGTGCCCATCTCACGAACTGCTATGGTTTCATTCTTCCAAGCAAAAACCGATCATGCCCATATGGGGCGTGTCATGAGTTTAGTAACAATGGCAATCAGTATTGCTTCACCGGCTACGATGTTGATTTTAGGTCCATTAGCAGATGTCATCTCAATTGATTGGATCATGACTGCAAGCGGGCTGTTCCTGATACCACTTGTCCTATGGCTATTGGTTGGAAAAAGCTTTCGATTCTAG
- a CDS encoding DUF624 domain-containing protein: MFKKQTFETNVYMKLFRLAYSFLAGNLCLLLVNLPFFLVVVTTAIDIRNSLIFLGSLFFFLPAAMTIFAWFVEGIQENEVPVKTFFQLYRRAWKKSMYLGGPGYLVIVISFVDILFFMHQPIGKWLIPFFFLLIILAISLIANNFYLQVRNPEISIRKIYHVSFYYVLKKWYISLLNTILVFLLLIVMVVKPQFGFLLTPCLFLGLIYLNCKQTYRHLSQNQ; this comes from the coding sequence ATGTTTAAAAAGCAAACATTTGAAACGAATGTTTACATGAAGCTGTTTCGTTTAGCATATAGTTTTCTGGCGGGCAATCTATGCTTATTACTGGTGAATCTCCCATTTTTTTTAGTCGTAGTAACTACTGCGATCGATATCAGGAATAGCCTCATTTTCTTAGGAAGTCTGTTTTTTTTCTTACCTGCCGCCATGACAATTTTTGCCTGGTTTGTTGAGGGAATCCAAGAAAACGAAGTTCCAGTCAAAACTTTTTTTCAATTGTATCGCCGGGCATGGAAAAAAAGTATGTACTTAGGTGGTCCAGGATATCTTGTAATCGTGATCTCTTTTGTCGATATCCTGTTTTTCATGCACCAACCAATCGGAAAATGGCTCATTCCTTTCTTTTTCTTATTGATCATCTTAGCTATTAGTCTGATCGCGAATAACTTTTATCTCCAAGTAAGAAATCCAGAAATCTCCATACGAAAAATCTACCACGTCTCTTTCTATTATGTATTGAAAAAGTGGTACATTAGTTTATTGAATACTATTTTGGTGTTTCTTTTGCTGATCGTGATGGTCGTTAAGCCCCAATTTGGTTTCTTACTCACTCCCTGTTTATTTCTAGGCTTGATTTATTTGAACTGTAAGCAGACCTATCGACATTTAAGTCAAAATCAGTAG